Proteins encoded by one window of Lactobacillus sp. ESL0684:
- the trmFO gene encoding methylenetetrahydrofolate--tRNA-(uracil(54)-C(5))-methyltransferase (FADH(2)-oxidizing) TrmFO, whose protein sequence is MPKSVTVIGGGLAGSEATWQLGKRGIKVDLYEMRPNKMTPAHKTGNLAELVCTNSMRSNQLSNAVGLLKEEMRQLDSLILTAADATQVPAGGALAVDRDKFSAYVTEKLHSLPSVTFHDEEITQIPPTGITIIATGPLTSDSLAEQIQQFSGTTSLHFFDAAAPIVAADSINTEIVYKKSRYDRGEAAYLNCPMTKAEYEAFTRELINAETAQMHGFEKADVFEGCMPIEVMAARGSKTMLFGPLKPVGLENPHTGEIPYAVVQLRQDDAAASMYNIVGFQTHLRYPEQKRVFSMIPGLEHARFVRYGKMHRNTYMASPDVLTASYEAKKRPGLFFAGQMTGVEGYVESAGSGLVAGINAARLIQNELTVAFPKDTALGSMANYVTTTSSKHFQPMNASFALIPGLEGKKIRNKRERHEKISERALASLAQFNEAVLTQNE, encoded by the coding sequence ATGCCTAAAAGTGTAACAGTAATTGGCGGTGGACTAGCCGGAAGTGAGGCCACTTGGCAGCTAGGCAAACGTGGAATTAAAGTTGACCTATATGAAATGCGACCAAATAAGATGACCCCTGCTCATAAAACGGGAAATCTGGCAGAGTTGGTTTGCACTAACTCTATGCGTTCAAACCAACTTTCCAATGCAGTTGGCTTGCTAAAAGAAGAAATGCGCCAGCTTGATTCACTAATTTTGACAGCAGCTGATGCAACTCAAGTACCAGCTGGAGGTGCTTTGGCAGTGGATCGTGATAAGTTTAGTGCATATGTAACTGAAAAGTTGCATTCATTACCAAGCGTAACTTTTCATGATGAAGAAATCACGCAAATACCGCCAACAGGTATTACTATTATCGCAACTGGCCCACTTACTAGTGATAGTTTAGCAGAGCAAATTCAGCAATTTTCCGGGACTACCAGTTTACATTTCTTTGATGCGGCTGCCCCAATTGTAGCAGCTGACTCGATTAATACTGAGATTGTCTACAAAAAGTCGCGATATGATCGAGGAGAGGCTGCATACCTTAATTGTCCGATGACTAAAGCTGAGTATGAAGCTTTTACACGAGAATTAATAAATGCTGAAACAGCACAAATGCATGGCTTTGAAAAAGCAGATGTTTTTGAAGGTTGTATGCCAATCGAAGTTATGGCGGCACGTGGGTCTAAGACCATGTTGTTTGGTCCTTTAAAACCAGTTGGTTTGGAAAATCCTCACACAGGTGAAATTCCATATGCGGTGGTGCAACTACGACAAGATGACGCAGCTGCATCAATGTACAATATTGTTGGTTTTCAGACCCATCTTAGATATCCAGAACAAAAACGAGTATTTTCGATGATTCCTGGATTAGAGCATGCTCGATTTGTTCGCTATGGTAAAATGCATCGTAATACTTATATGGCTTCTCCTGATGTGCTAACTGCAAGTTATGAAGCAAAGAAACGACCAGGATTATTTTTTGCTGGTCAAATGACGGGAGTAGAGGGTTATGTTGAAAGTGCAGGAAGTGGTTTAGTCGCTGGTATTAATGCCGCTAGACTCATACAAAATGAACTAACAGTTGCTTTTCCTAAAGATACAGCTCTGGGTTCAATGGCTAATTATGTTACAACAACTAGTAGCAAGCATTTTCAGCCAATGAATGCAAGTTTTGCCCTAATTCCAGGACTTGAGGGTAAAAAAATCCGTAATAAACGTGAGCGCCATGAAAAGATTAGTGAACGAGCACTAGCAAGTTTAGCGCAGTTCAATGAAGCAGTCTTAACCCAAAATGAATAA
- the topA gene encoding type I DNA topoisomerase encodes MPTKSKPKKNKKILVIVESPAKAKTIEKYLGRNYRVIASKGHIRDLPKSQMGIDFDNNYQPKYISIRGKGDTIKELKAEAKKAKEVYLASDPDREGEAIAWHVAHALNLDDTAKNRVTFNEVTKDAVKNSFKHPRAIDMDTVDAQQARRILDRIVGYSLSPILWDKVKKGLSAGRVQSVALKLVIDREKEIKDFKPQEYWTIEAEFKKGRKQFKSQFWGVDGKKQELPNNDAVQAVLAKITKDQYFEVSQVVKSERRRQPAAPFTTSTLQQEANKRLNYRTRRTMSIAQQLYEGISLGKQGTVGLITYMRTDSKRTSPVAQAEASKFLNEKYGQEYAAKGQRHFKNKQDAQDAHEAIRPTSVYRTPESLKSVLTTEQYRLYKLIWSRFLASEMTPAVYDTVRADIQQNGVIFRTTGSQMKFPGFTKVYDNQQEKNVELPDLTEGDLVKLDKSDNKQHFTLPPARYTEASLVRSLEENGVGRPSTYAPTIDTIQRRYYVKLEGKAIVPTELGEIVDDLIEKFFPDIVSVDFTAQLENDLDSVEAGKKNWVKVIDDYYHPFKKELDRADADIKKVQIKDEPAGFNCDICGAPMVIKMGRYGKFYACSRFPDCRNTKAIVKKVGVTCPKCGKGDVVEKKSKRNRKFYGCSRYPECDFVSWDKPINRVCPNDGHFLIEKKTKKGLIVQCPNGDYKEEPKDEAMAK; translated from the coding sequence ATGCCTACAAAATCAAAGCCAAAAAAGAATAAAAAAATTTTGGTGATTGTTGAGTCACCTGCTAAAGCCAAGACAATTGAAAAATATTTAGGTCGTAATTATCGAGTAATTGCTTCAAAGGGTCACATTCGTGATTTACCTAAATCGCAAATGGGAATAGATTTTGATAACAATTATCAACCGAAATATATTTCAATCCGAGGTAAAGGTGATACGATCAAAGAATTAAAAGCTGAAGCAAAAAAAGCTAAAGAAGTTTATTTGGCTTCTGACCCCGATCGTGAAGGTGAAGCCATTGCTTGGCATGTTGCTCATGCTTTGAATCTTGATGATACTGCTAAAAATAGAGTGACTTTCAATGAAGTTACTAAAGATGCAGTTAAGAATAGCTTTAAGCATCCCCGAGCAATCGATATGGATACGGTTGATGCTCAACAAGCACGCCGAATTTTAGATAGAATTGTTGGTTATTCTTTATCACCTATTTTGTGGGATAAAGTTAAAAAAGGCCTAAGTGCTGGTCGGGTACAATCGGTTGCTTTAAAGCTGGTTATTGATCGCGAAAAAGAAATTAAAGACTTTAAACCTCAAGAATATTGGACGATAGAAGCGGAATTTAAAAAAGGTCGTAAACAATTCAAGTCACAGTTTTGGGGAGTTGATGGCAAGAAGCAAGAACTACCTAACAATGATGCTGTCCAAGCTGTATTAGCCAAAATAACTAAAGATCAATATTTTGAGGTTAGCCAAGTAGTTAAAAGTGAGCGCCGCCGGCAACCAGCAGCACCTTTTACTACCTCGACTTTGCAACAAGAAGCAAATAAACGGTTGAACTATCGGACTCGTAGGACAATGAGCATTGCTCAACAGCTATATGAAGGAATTAGTTTAGGTAAACAAGGAACTGTCGGACTTATTACCTATATGAGAACTGACTCTAAACGGACTTCACCTGTTGCACAGGCGGAAGCATCCAAGTTTTTAAATGAGAAATATGGTCAGGAATACGCTGCTAAGGGTCAGAGACACTTTAAAAATAAGCAAGACGCTCAAGATGCCCATGAAGCTATCAGACCTACTAGTGTTTATCGAACTCCTGAGTCTCTTAAATCTGTATTGACTACTGAACAATACCGGCTTTATAAGTTGATTTGGTCACGTTTTTTAGCTAGTGAAATGACTCCAGCTGTTTATGATACTGTTAGAGCAGATATTCAACAAAATGGAGTTATCTTTAGAACAACTGGTTCACAGATGAAGTTTCCTGGATTTACTAAGGTCTATGATAATCAGCAAGAAAAAAATGTTGAGCTGCCTGATTTAACTGAAGGTGATTTAGTTAAGTTAGACAAGTCAGATAATAAGCAACATTTCACTTTACCACCAGCCCGTTATACTGAGGCTAGCTTAGTTCGCTCGTTGGAAGAAAATGGGGTTGGCCGACCATCAACTTATGCACCAACTATTGATACTATCCAGCGTCGATACTATGTTAAGCTCGAAGGCAAGGCAATTGTTCCTACGGAATTAGGAGAAATAGTTGATGATTTAATCGAAAAGTTCTTCCCAGATATTGTTAGTGTTGACTTTACTGCCCAACTAGAAAATGATCTTGATAGTGTGGAAGCAGGTAAGAAAAATTGGGTTAAAGTAATTGATGATTATTATCATCCATTTAAAAAAGAACTAGATCGGGCAGATGCTGATATTAAAAAAGTCCAAATTAAAGACGAGCCCGCAGGATTCAATTGTGATATCTGTGGCGCGCCAATGGTGATTAAAATGGGCCGTTATGGCAAATTCTATGCCTGTTCACGTTTTCCCGATTGTAGAAATACTAAGGCAATTGTTAAAAAGGTTGGCGTTACTTGTCCTAAATGTGGCAAGGGGGATGTCGTTGAAAAGAAGTCTAAACGGAATCGGAAATTTTATGGTTGTTCCCGTTATCCAGAATGTGACTTTGTCTCTTGGGATAAGCCGATTAATAGAGTGTGCCCTAATGATGGTCACTTTTTAATTGAGAAAAAGACCAAAAAAGGCTTAATCGTTCAATGTCCTAATGGTGATTATAAAGAAGAACCTAAGGACGAAGCCATGGCAAAATAA
- the dprA gene encoding DNA-processing protein DprA, with protein sequence MKTTNFLLRLKLQKGIGYVKMLQIASQLGEDEVNVPMIEKMDLPSSLKAAAISAYRDLKADDTIKRIKQQCQVISFFDDSYPEKLRQIYQPPLILFAQGNVALLKAETFTVVGARLATNYSQSVLDSLIPQLVKQNIVIASGLAKGVDVMAHQATLKSHGQTIAVVGNGLNHFYPQENQRVQKRIAHEGLILSEYLPDTPPRPFRFPERNRILAGLAKGVIVTEAKAKSGSLITANLALQENRDVYAVPGPITSELSVGPNKLIEVGATPITDFGIQL encoded by the coding sequence ATGAAAACAACAAATTTCCTTTTGCGTTTAAAATTACAAAAGGGCATTGGCTATGTTAAGATGTTACAAATCGCCAGTCAATTAGGCGAAGATGAAGTCAATGTTCCAATGATTGAGAAGATGGATTTGCCTAGCAGTTTAAAAGCGGCAGCAATTAGCGCATATCGAGATTTAAAGGCAGATGACACAATTAAGCGAATTAAGCAGCAATGTCAGGTAATCAGTTTTTTTGATGATAGCTATCCCGAAAAATTACGTCAGATTTATCAGCCGCCTTTAATCTTATTTGCACAAGGAAATGTGGCTTTGTTAAAAGCTGAAACTTTTACTGTTGTCGGAGCTAGGTTAGCAACTAACTATAGCCAATCGGTTTTAGATAGTTTAATTCCACAATTAGTTAAGCAAAATATTGTAATTGCTAGTGGTCTAGCAAAAGGGGTTGATGTAATGGCACATCAGGCAACACTTAAAAGTCATGGTCAGACAATTGCGGTTGTTGGTAATGGGCTTAATCACTTCTATCCTCAGGAAAATCAAAGAGTTCAAAAACGAATTGCTCATGAAGGATTAATCTTAAGTGAATATCTGCCTGATACACCACCCCGTCCATTTCGTTTTCCAGAACGTAATCGGATTCTGGCGGGATTGGCTAAGGGCGTAATTGTTACTGAAGCTAAAGCTAAGTCAGGTTCATTAATTACTGCCAATCTAGCTTTACAGGAAAATCGCGATGTTTATGCTGTTCCTGGTCCTATCACTAGTGAATTGTCAGTTGGACCTAACAAGTTGATCGAGGTGGGCGCCACGCCAATCACTGATTTTGGAATACAATTGTAG
- a CDS encoding ribonuclease HII: MTINEIKQLLMTEQVSKTELQTLADDPRSGVQKLLVSYYRRQEKLQQKKAAFLSRFRYEKTFWAKGQVVAGVDEVGRGPLAGPVVTAAVVIDADFDLIEVNDSKKLSASKRLELYPKILQTAVSVAIGVKRAQVIDEVNIYEADRLAMAQAVTNLDRQPDGLLVDAMNVPVAIPQVELIKGDAKSNSIAAASIVAKVFRDKLMADYAKIYPEYDFDHNAGYGTSKHLAALKKYGPTPIHRKTFAPVSDFFVED; this comes from the coding sequence ATGACTATAAATGAAATTAAGCAGTTGTTAATGACTGAGCAAGTTAGTAAGACTGAGTTACAAACATTAGCTGATGATCCAAGAAGCGGTGTTCAAAAGTTACTAGTGAGTTACTATCGTCGCCAAGAAAAATTGCAACAAAAAAAGGCCGCTTTTTTAAGTAGGTTTCGGTATGAAAAAACTTTTTGGGCCAAAGGCCAAGTAGTTGCTGGTGTAGACGAAGTTGGTCGTGGTCCCTTGGCTGGCCCAGTGGTGACTGCGGCAGTGGTAATTGACGCTGATTTTGATTTAATTGAAGTTAATGATTCCAAAAAATTAAGTGCTAGCAAGCGCCTGGAGCTTTATCCTAAAATCTTACAAACAGCAGTGAGCGTTGCTATCGGAGTAAAACGTGCCCAGGTAATTGATGAAGTTAATATTTATGAAGCAGACAGATTAGCTATGGCACAAGCAGTTACTAATCTTGATCGTCAACCTGATGGCTTGTTAGTTGATGCAATGAATGTTCCAGTTGCTATACCTCAAGTCGAACTCATTAAGGGTGATGCAAAGTCAAACTCGATTGCTGCAGCGTCGATTGTAGCGAAGGTTTTCCGCGATAAGTTAATGGCGGATTATGCCAAAATTTATCCTGAATATGATTTTGACCATAATGCAGGGTATGGCACTAGTAAACATTTGGCTGCGCTTAAAAAGTATGGACCTACTCCAATTCACCGCAAAACTTTTGCCCCTGTAAGTGATTTTTTTGTTGAAGATTAA
- the ylqF gene encoding ribosome biogenesis GTPase YlqF, with translation MATIQWYPGHMNKARNQLEEKLGLIDVLVEVLDARIPQSSRNPMIEQLVADKPHLIILNKADLADPIMTKKWQKKLAGKDKLVMAVDSLHNTNVQAIVHMIKKLAAKKVQKLEARGASNPVIRIALVGVPNCGKSTIINRLVGHNVAAVGNKPGVTKGQSWLKTNTNIQILDTPGILWPKFDDQDVGYKLAIFGAIKDSIFHADDVALFLVQLLRKYYFNDLVKFARSSTEVVKNINDTDLLLAMTEMYGMRDDYERFSLYLLQRLRKGKAGRITLDRL, from the coding sequence ATGGCAACAATTCAGTGGTATCCAGGACATATGAATAAAGCGCGCAATCAGCTCGAGGAAAAACTTGGGTTAATTGATGTGTTAGTTGAGGTGCTGGATGCTCGTATTCCGCAATCGTCTAGAAATCCAATGATTGAACAATTAGTCGCAGACAAGCCGCATTTGATTATTTTAAATAAAGCTGATTTGGCCGATCCGATTATGACCAAAAAATGGCAGAAAAAATTAGCTGGTAAGGACAAACTGGTTATGGCAGTGGATTCTCTGCATAATACTAATGTACAGGCAATTGTACACATGATAAAAAAGCTAGCTGCTAAAAAAGTTCAAAAGTTAGAAGCTCGTGGTGCGTCGAATCCAGTAATTAGAATTGCTTTGGTTGGTGTACCGAATTGTGGTAAATCAACTATTATCAATCGTTTGGTTGGACATAATGTAGCAGCTGTTGGTAATAAACCAGGTGTAACTAAAGGCCAATCATGGTTGAAGACTAATACTAATATTCAGATCTTAGATACTCCCGGGATTCTTTGGCCAAAATTTGACGATCAAGATGTTGGGTACAAATTAGCTATTTTTGGAGCAATTAAAGATAGTATTTTTCATGCAGATGATGTGGCACTGTTCCTAGTTCAACTTTTGCGAAAGTACTATTTTAACGATTTAGTTAAGTTTGCTCGTTCATCCACTGAAGTAGTTAAAAATATCAATGATACTGACTTGCTTTTAGCAATGACAGAAATGTATGGAATGCGCGATGATTATGAACGTTTTTCTCTATATTTACTTCAAAGACTGCGTAAGGGCAAAGCAGGTAGAATCACCCTTGACCGCCTATGA
- a CDS encoding YozE family protein has product MAYRESFYRFLMTQRDADSNDEIAQFANNAQNDQTFPKQEQDYDKLSNYLELNAGYLSSMSIFDRAYQNYQDKMAY; this is encoded by the coding sequence TTGGCTTATCGAGAAAGTTTTTATCGGTTTTTGATGACACAACGGGATGCGGATTCTAATGATGAAATTGCACAATTTGCAAATAATGCCCAAAATGATCAGACTTTTCCTAAGCAGGAACAAGATTATGATAAGCTGTCCAATTATTTAGAGTTAAATGCTGGTTACTTATCCAGTATGAGTATTTTTGACCGAGCTTATCAAAATTATCAAGATAAAATGGCATATTAG
- a CDS encoding DegV family protein, protein MIKIMTDSSVQLTPEEIKKFNITVVPLSVTIDNETYLDGVEITRQEFVQKMKTANELPKTSQPSIGRLVDTINELTADGSQVIGIFLAKALSGTIDAAKQAVALCEKKELVHLVDSQLTDRMEGFQVLAAAKDAAAGKSVAQILTHLQKMQKTQRLQMMIVNLENIVKGGRLGPLAGKVAGMLNIRIELQMPDGQLKVAKKGRGKKFSLNFNNRILADIAANKEKIKEVGISYVADGGAPEELKKFAQKIREINQNIDVLLRETSPIIATHAGMGAYAILYYTE, encoded by the coding sequence ATGATAAAAATCATGACCGATTCTTCCGTGCAGTTGACACCGGAGGAAATAAAAAAATTTAATATTACAGTGGTGCCTTTATCGGTAACGATTGATAATGAGACCTATTTAGATGGAGTTGAAATTACTAGGCAGGAATTTGTTCAGAAGATGAAAACTGCTAATGAACTACCGAAAACTAGTCAGCCATCGATTGGTCGATTAGTAGACACAATTAATGAACTTACTGCTGACGGTAGTCAAGTGATTGGAATCTTTTTAGCTAAAGCTTTAAGTGGAACAATTGACGCTGCTAAGCAAGCAGTAGCTCTTTGTGAGAAAAAGGAATTGGTCCATTTAGTTGATTCACAATTAACGGATCGAATGGAAGGATTCCAAGTTTTAGCTGCGGCAAAAGATGCTGCTGCTGGCAAATCTGTAGCTCAAATTTTGACACATCTACAAAAGATGCAGAAAACCCAACGTTTACAGATGATGATTGTTAATTTAGAAAACATAGTCAAAGGTGGTAGGTTGGGCCCACTTGCTGGTAAAGTTGCTGGGATGCTAAATATTAGAATTGAATTGCAAATGCCCGATGGACAGCTTAAAGTGGCTAAAAAAGGACGAGGCAAGAAGTTTTCGTTAAATTTCAATAATCGAATTTTAGCAGATATTGCCGCAAATAAAGAAAAAATCAAAGAAGTAGGTATTTCCTATGTAGCGGATGGTGGTGCTCCTGAAGAACTAAAAAAATTCGCACAAAAGATTAGAGAAATCAATCAAAATATTGATGTTTTATTGCGCGAAACGAGTCCAATTATTGCTACACATGCTGGAATGGGTGCCTATGCAATTTTATATTATACGGAGTAA
- a CDS encoding hemolysin III family protein yields the protein MNLRKIWQEPQTQSKYYYLLDNIFSAITHGIGCLLAIAGLIFLIIKAAASGSILRIVTFTIYGVCLVLLYLFSTLFHSLIFTRARNVFQIFDHSSIFLLIAGTYTPYSLVAIGGIWGQVLFCLIWLLTIFGIIYYIFNRGKHTILDTILYIAMGWLIILSGPYLYVRLGLVGFWLLVSGGIAYTFGAILYTMRGIPYIHVIWHLFVMLGSSLMYFSILFFV from the coding sequence ATGAATTTACGGAAAATTTGGCAAGAACCACAAACTCAGTCAAAATACTACTACCTGCTAGACAATATTTTTAGTGCAATTACTCATGGCATTGGTTGTCTTTTAGCAATTGCTGGCTTAATCTTTTTAATCATTAAAGCCGCAGCAAGTGGCAGTATCCTTCGGATAGTAACTTTTACTATTTATGGAGTATGTTTGGTCTTACTGTATCTCTTCTCGACACTATTTCACAGTCTAATTTTTACTAGAGCACGCAATGTTTTCCAAATTTTTGACCATTCATCAATTTTTTTATTAATTGCTGGTACTTATACTCCGTACTCTTTAGTTGCTATCGGCGGAATTTGGGGTCAAGTATTATTCTGCTTGATCTGGTTACTTACGATTTTTGGAATTATTTATTATATCTTTAATCGCGGTAAACACACCATTTTAGATACTATTTTGTATATCGCAATGGGCTGGTTAATTATCCTTTCAGGTCCATATCTTTACGTTCGCCTTGGCTTAGTTGGCTTTTGGCTATTAGTTAGTGGCGGAATTGCCTACACTTTTGGCGCTATCTTATATACCATGAGAGGAATTCCCTACATTCACGTCATCTGGCATCTATTCGTTATGCTAGGTTCAAGCTTAATGTATTTCTCAATTTTATTCTTTGTTTAA
- a CDS encoding CCA tRNA nucleotidyltransferase, whose translation MMKIDNLPEIFTVAVPVLEKLEQAGFEAYFVGGSVRDLLLKRQIHDIDIATSAYPEEVKELFSRSIDTGIKHGTVTVLYHGQSYEITTFRTESGYQDYRRPDHVTFVQNLSEDLKRRDFTINALAMNRHGEVIDLFDGLGDLHKCLIKAVGNPEQRFNEDALRMMRAVRFMSQLKFQLEPQTEQAIADHHQLLSQISIERIRDEFVKLGTGKSSAEAFRIFLDTNLSEEVPGFAGHKELLKIYSSLEFNPSNEQSFWAIIIILLKLQDDQIKQFMRAWKNSNAMTAMVEQIVALFDIISQRPPTDFELFEAGQDILFSTIDVARILGQPINSEILVDRYLALPIKTSAELAVDGLFLIKTGIEPGPRLGQLLTEIKKMVVAGKLENSEEAVKEYLAG comes from the coding sequence ATGATGAAAATAGATAATTTACCAGAAATTTTTACGGTAGCAGTACCGGTACTAGAAAAACTGGAACAAGCTGGGTTCGAAGCCTATTTTGTCGGCGGATCTGTGCGTGACTTACTTTTAAAACGTCAGATCCATGACATTGATATTGCTACCAGTGCTTATCCTGAAGAGGTCAAGGAGCTTTTTTCTAGATCAATTGATACTGGTATCAAACATGGCACAGTAACTGTTTTATATCATGGGCAAAGCTATGAAATAACCACTTTTAGGACAGAATCAGGTTATCAAGATTATCGACGACCTGATCATGTTACTTTTGTGCAAAATCTAAGTGAAGATCTTAAGCGACGTGATTTTACCATTAATGCTTTAGCAATGAATAGACATGGCGAAGTTATTGATTTATTTGATGGCTTGGGTGATTTGCATAAGTGTCTGATTAAAGCAGTTGGTAATCCTGAACAAAGATTTAATGAAGATGCATTGCGGATGATGCGAGCAGTGCGGTTTATGAGTCAACTGAAGTTTCAACTTGAACCACAGACTGAGCAGGCGATTGCTGATCATCATCAACTTTTAAGTCAAATTTCGATTGAGCGTATTCGGGATGAATTTGTTAAGTTGGGGACAGGTAAGTCTTCTGCAGAAGCCTTTCGAATTTTTTTAGATACAAATCTAAGCGAAGAAGTGCCTGGATTTGCTGGACACAAAGAGTTATTGAAAATTTATTCAAGTTTGGAATTTAATCCTAGCAATGAACAGAGTTTTTGGGCAATAATAATTATTTTGCTTAAGTTGCAGGATGACCAAATTAAGCAGTTTATGCGTGCTTGGAAAAATTCTAATGCCATGACAGCTATGGTCGAACAAATTGTAGCGTTATTTGATATAATTTCGCAACGGCCACCAACTGATTTTGAATTATTTGAAGCAGGTCAGGACATTTTATTTAGCACTATCGACGTAGCACGTATTCTCGGACAACCAATTAATTCTGAGATTCTAGTCGATCGCTATTTAGCTTTACCAATCAAAACTTCAGCTGAACTAGCTGTTGATGGCCTTTTTTTAATTAAAACAGGAATCGAGCCGGGACCTAGATTAGGACAACTATTAACTGAGATCAAAAAAATGGTAGTTGCTGGAAAACTAGAAAATAGTGAAGAAGCTGTAAAAGAATATTTAGCTGGTTAA
- a CDS encoding tetratricopeptide repeat protein → MSYSEQLLSTIEKQDFSQEKVLLKKALDNDEPEVLASLAENLTGLGLTDLSKEIYRSLIAKFPREDLFKVYLAEILLNDGQEDDGLTLLYDVPEDSDAYLESLLVQADYYQTNGLLETARNKLMKALKIAPEEDTIKFGLAELDYLSGNYEQALSRYQDLLERQETFSEVNLNNRLFQTLAKLGNYEAAADVIEKHSGDIIDIDSKYQAALVMLVLKKDDQAISYLKDVIGQSPDYVNAYQLLATAYEHLNDYQQVLQTAQTGLTYNEYDPILYSQGARAATKIDDLATAEDLLKRGLKVAPENDDLLLQLSNLYLHQRRDEENLKLFAKMAEDDLEPQIHWNMALSYERLDNSDQAKSEFLLAYPEFKQNATFLRQMIEFFVTEANSTEVTIQLLESYLKLAPTDTEMQDLYNRLTV, encoded by the coding sequence ATGAGTTATTCAGAACAATTACTATCAACAATTGAGAAACAAGATTTTTCACAAGAAAAGGTCCTACTTAAGAAGGCATTGGACAATGATGAACCAGAAGTTTTAGCTTCGTTAGCTGAAAACTTGACGGGTTTAGGTTTGACTGATTTATCTAAAGAGATTTATCGAAGCTTGATTGCTAAATTTCCCCGAGAAGACTTATTTAAAGTATATTTAGCTGAAATTTTATTAAATGATGGCCAAGAGGATGACGGTCTTACTCTGCTTTATGATGTACCAGAAGATTCTGATGCATACTTAGAGAGCTTGTTAGTGCAGGCTGATTACTATCAAACTAATGGCTTGCTCGAAACGGCTCGTAATAAGCTCATGAAGGCATTAAAGATTGCACCTGAAGAAGATACAATAAAATTTGGCTTAGCCGAGCTAGACTATCTGAGTGGCAATTATGAGCAAGCTCTAAGTCGATATCAGGATCTACTAGAGCGGCAAGAAACTTTTAGTGAAGTAAATTTGAATAATCGATTGTTTCAAACCTTAGCTAAGCTTGGCAATTATGAAGCAGCAGCTGATGTAATTGAAAAGCATAGTGGCGATATTATTGATATTGACAGCAAATATCAGGCGGCCTTAGTTATGCTAGTACTTAAAAAAGATGATCAAGCAATTTCATACTTAAAAGATGTAATTGGGCAAAGTCCAGATTATGTGAATGCTTATCAATTGTTGGCTACAGCTTACGAACACTTAAATGACTATCAGCAAGTTTTACAAACAGCGCAAACTGGCTTGACTTATAATGAATATGATCCGATTTTGTATTCACAAGGAGCCAGAGCAGCCACTAAAATTGATGATCTGGCAACAGCAGAAGATTTACTGAAGCGTGGCTTAAAAGTCGCTCCAGAAAATGATGACCTACTGTTGCAATTATCAAATTTATATTTACATCAGCGACGTGATGAAGAAAACCTCAAATTATTTGCTAAAATGGCTGAGGATGATCTAGAACCACAAATTCATTGGAATATGGCTTTATCTTATGAGCGGCTGGATAATAGTGATCAGGCCAAAAGTGAGTTCTTGCTTGCTTATCCTGAATTTAAACAAAATGCGACTTTTTTACGACAAATGATTGAATTTTTTGTAACTGAAGCAAATTCAACGGAGGTCACTATTCAATTGCTAGAAAGTTACTTGAAGCTTGCTCCTACTGATACAGAAATGCAGGATTTATACAACAGATTAACGGTTTAA
- a CDS encoding HU family DNA-binding protein, whose amino-acid sequence MANKAELVSEVASKTKLTKKDAATAVDAIFSSIQDDLAKGEKVQLIGFGTFEVRQRAARKGRNPQTGDEIEIPASVVPAFKPGKALKEAVK is encoded by the coding sequence ATGGCAAATAAGGCAGAATTAGTTTCTGAAGTAGCTTCAAAAACTAAATTAACTAAGAAAGATGCTGCTACTGCTGTTGACGCTATTTTTAGTTCAATTCAAGATGATTTGGCTAAAGGTGAAAAAGTCCAATTAATTGGTTTTGGAACTTTTGAAGTACGGCAACGTGCAGCTCGTAAAGGTCGTAACCCACAAACTGGTGATGAAATTGAAATCCCAGCTAGTGTCGTTCCCGCATTTAAACCGGGCAAGGCTTTGAAAGAAGCTGTTAAATAA